From [Clostridium] symbiosum, a single genomic window includes:
- a CDS encoding DUF6262 family protein — MKEVPTKLLEYQDQVRMETEQKVRCAIEELKAEGYTVRIKDLVEYTGLSRSVFAKPHIRKLLENYEIGNSSRIGNRKEGSTRKQKMEERIKRLAEENTELKKECELLRGRLFLLMQREKK; from the coding sequence ATGAAAGAAGTACCGACAAAATTACTGGAATATCAGGATCAGGTGAGGATGGAAACTGAACAAAAGGTTCGTTGTGCGATTGAGGAATTGAAAGCGGAAGGGTATACGGTCAGAATAAAAGATCTGGTAGAGTATACAGGACTGTCGCGTTCTGTATTTGCTAAGCCGCATATTAGAAAATTATTGGAGAATTATGAAATTGGGAATTCCTCACGGATAGGTAATAGAAAAGAGGGATCGACACGCAAGCAAAAAATGGAGGAACGAATTAAACGACTGGCGGAAGAGAATACAGAGTTGAAAAAAGAATGTGAATTACTTCGCGGGCGGCTTTTTCTCCTGATGCAAAGAGAGAAAAAATAA
- a CDS encoding ATP-binding protein: MLIQFNFKNFKSFRDEVSLDLSATKITEHEDHVVDIANDKLLKVAAIYGANASGKSNVYDAFDYMTYYVAESFKFGDEDENRRKKEADYLKVTPFLFDDNSRNEETTFEVFFVDNSENTGKIYQYGFSLKKDEVVEEWLYSKAKTARNNYRTVFYRKKGEELEMNGFSKNHVENIKASLNKEALIVSLGAKLRITKLKKVRDWFLNNDIIDFGDPAENFFRSRVLPDEFTDSKEVQKNVVKYFASFDEAIQDFKVEELPPEDEKETSKSYTIDALHRKVGSQEMASIPLKQESSGTLKMFALYPSLKDVLDNGGTLFVDELNARLHPLLVRNIILTFLSPEINTQNAQLIFTTHDIWQFSNELLRRDEIWMVNKNRDGVSELYSLAEFKDEDGNKVRRDEALAKNYLTGNYGAIPALKPMKMLTGRAADGE, encoded by the coding sequence ATGCTGATACAATTTAACTTTAAAAATTTCAAATCATTTCGTGATGAAGTGTCGCTTGACTTGTCAGCGACTAAAATAACAGAGCATGAGGATCACGTTGTGGATATAGCAAATGATAAGCTGCTGAAGGTAGCTGCAATTTACGGGGCTAACGCAAGTGGTAAGTCAAATGTGTATGATGCGTTTGACTACATGACTTATTATGTGGCAGAGTCGTTTAAATTTGGAGATGAGGATGAAAACCGCCGGAAAAAGGAGGCAGATTATCTGAAAGTAACACCGTTTCTGTTTGATGATAACAGCCGTAATGAAGAGACCACATTTGAGGTTTTCTTTGTTGACAATTCTGAAAATACCGGAAAGATATACCAATATGGTTTTTCGTTAAAAAAAGACGAGGTAGTGGAGGAATGGCTGTATTCGAAGGCGAAAACGGCAAGAAACAATTACAGGACTGTATTTTACCGCAAAAAAGGCGAAGAACTGGAAATGAATGGGTTTTCAAAGAACCATGTGGAGAATATCAAAGCATCCTTGAATAAAGAAGCACTGATTGTTTCTCTGGGAGCAAAGCTGCGGATTACAAAACTAAAGAAGGTAAGGGACTGGTTCCTGAATAATGATATCATTGACTTCGGTGACCCGGCAGAAAACTTCTTTCGGTCCAGAGTTCTCCCGGATGAATTTACAGACAGCAAGGAAGTGCAGAAGAACGTGGTAAAGTATTTTGCATCCTTTGATGAGGCAATACAGGATTTTAAAGTGGAAGAGCTGCCGCCAGAGGATGAAAAGGAGACGAGCAAGAGCTATACCATTGATGCTCTTCATAGAAAAGTGGGGAGTCAGGAGATGGCTTCCATTCCGTTGAAGCAGGAATCCAGCGGCACACTGAAAATGTTTGCGCTTTATCCATCTTTGAAAGATGTACTGGATAACGGAGGAACATTGTTTGTAGATGAACTGAACGCCAGGCTGCATCCATTGCTTGTCCGGAATATTATACTGACCTTTTTATCTCCGGAGATTAATACCCAGAATGCCCAGCTTATTTTTACTACCCACGATATCTGGCAGTTTTCCAATGAACTGCTGCGCAGGGATGAAATCTGGATGGTAAACAAAAACAGAGATGGAGTATCAGAACTGTATTCACTGGCTGAGTTTAAAGACGAGGACGGCAATAAAGTGCGCAGAGACGAGGCTTTGGCGAAGAATTACCTTACAGGAAACTATGGCGCCATTCCGGCATTGAAACCGATGAAGATGCTTACAGGGAGGGCTGCGGATGGCGAATAA
- a CDS encoding RloB family protein: MANKGGGKPSDRRAGKRRDRNQRVGIRVPELGYYLIVTDTEETEKNYFEGLRDSIPTDLKDRLVIKVEKAKTIELVERALELANKEPQYRIPWIVFDRDQVKDFDDIIQAAEKSGVGAGWSNPCFEIWMYAYFGEMPAIRESYTCCDRFADKFEKVTGQKYFKKDKDIYRKLVQYGDEENAIRIAERCYKKCMDDGKEKSSEMWPGCMVQRLVEEIKGKISER, encoded by the coding sequence ATGGCGAATAAAGGCGGAGGAAAACCCAGTGACCGCAGGGCCGGGAAAAGAAGAGACCGGAACCAGCGTGTGGGGATAAGAGTACCAGAGTTGGGATATTACCTGATCGTGACAGATACAGAAGAAACAGAGAAGAATTATTTTGAGGGGCTGCGGGACAGTATACCGACAGATTTAAAAGACCGCCTGGTGATAAAGGTGGAAAAGGCTAAGACGATAGAATTGGTGGAACGGGCGTTGGAGCTTGCAAATAAGGAGCCGCAGTACCGTATCCCCTGGATTGTATTTGACAGGGATCAGGTAAAGGATTTTGATGATATTATTCAGGCGGCGGAGAAAAGCGGTGTCGGTGCAGGCTGGTCCAATCCCTGCTTTGAGATTTGGATGTATGCCTATTTTGGTGAGATGCCGGCGATACGGGAGTCGTATACCTGCTGTGACCGGTTTGCGGATAAGTTTGAAAAGGTTACGGGACAGAAATATTTTAAGAAAGATAAAGATATTTACCGCAAGCTGGTGCAGTATGGGGATGAGGAAAATGCGATTCGGATAGCGGAACGGTGCTATAAGAAGTGCATGGATGATGGGAAGGAAAAGTCATCGGAGATGTGGCCGGGGTGTATGGTGCAGCGGTTGGTGGAAGAAATAAAAGGAAAAATTTCAGAAAGATAA
- a CDS encoding nucleotidyltransferase has protein sequence MYGAAVGGRNKRKNFRKIRGRSMLNLQKEFLDFHDAIKLDDENKTLREKREILLKKLKENITEEAATYTTFNQGSYAMGTGILPEDEDYDIDVGIKFDISKDDFEDPIEPKKWVRDALNGHTKSVKIRRSCVTVTYQNAGEALYHVDFAIYAAQNSDGKMYIAKGKEFSAKENKKWELSDPQGLINAIKDKYNDKDAAQFRRVIRYLKKWKTHNFGSSGNAAPTGIGLTVLAYNLFCVNKETDWATGKETYNDFEALRNLVISIKNAFSLAWNNEDAVFYHTISAYLPVEPYNELFEKMTVIQMEDFYQKLDSMLSKFDEVSSKSKRAEACSLLVEVFGSDFPVTVDRSTVGTSESA, from the coding sequence GTGTATGGTGCAGCGGTTGGTGGAAGAAATAAAAGGAAAAATTTCAGAAAGATAAGAGGTAGAAGTATGTTGAATTTACAAAAAGAATTTTTAGATTTTCATGATGCAATAAAATTAGATGATGAAAATAAGACATTGCGCGAAAAAAGAGAAATCCTTCTTAAAAAACTAAAAGAAAATATAACAGAAGAAGCAGCAACCTATACTACTTTTAATCAAGGTAGTTATGCTATGGGAACAGGTATTTTACCAGAGGATGAAGATTATGATATTGATGTGGGGATTAAGTTTGACATTTCAAAAGATGATTTTGAAGACCCGATTGAACCTAAAAAATGGGTTAGAGATGCTTTGAATGGTCATACTAAGAGTGTAAAAATAAGAAGATCTTGTGTAACTGTTACATATCAAAATGCAGGAGAAGCATTATATCATGTGGATTTTGCAATTTATGCAGCTCAAAATTCGGATGGGAAAATGTATATTGCCAAAGGAAAAGAATTTTCAGCTAAAGAAAATAAAAAATGGGAGCTTAGTGACCCACAGGGTTTGATTAATGCTATAAAAGATAAATATAATGATAAAGATGCAGCTCAATTCCGCAGAGTAATAAGATACTTGAAAAAATGGAAAACTCATAATTTCGGTTCAAGTGGAAATGCGGCACCTACAGGTATTGGTTTAACAGTATTAGCATATAACCTTTTTTGTGTTAACAAAGAAACTGATTGGGCAACAGGAAAGGAAACTTATAATGATTTTGAGGCATTACGCAATTTGGTAATAAGCATTAAAAATGCGTTTTCATTGGCATGGAATAATGAAGATGCAGTTTTTTATCACACTATTTCAGCATATCTCCCTGTAGAACCGTATAACGAATTGTTCGAAAAAATGACAGTAATTCAAATGGAAGATTTTTATCAAAAGTTAGATTCTATGTTAAGCAAGTTTGACGAAGTGTCAAGTAAAAGTAAACGCGCAGAAGCATGCTCTTTATTGGTTGAAGTATTTGGTAGTGATTTTCCGGTAACCGTTGATAGAAGTACTGTTGGAACATCAGAATCAGCATAA
- a CDS encoding ThiF family adenylyltransferase — protein sequence MEKKEIRDIIKKLNLAFNVDFQESPNCKEEYFLEYKGSVKIDDTDSISMFILFREHFPLILPDFFVDNMEKFRAHVGTDGKICLFDTSSILVNQDMPDQIVFDCYEQAIKILKIIPGSKEYNEEVSREFESYWIAVMNKEAYSSVDIDNISYKECPMVCMNGMSMISETAEDAKAMLINAYGLKEDENVFERKCIFIRIRDGSPIIPLSKKFKWNTVRKYIINNISSSVKRQFQKFLDLRVRNAVRFILLIYKGTQGKILFGFRVQFTNSRYCKIENSYNCIVENVFVRRIDYQYLVMRGGAFNTLKEKNVLLMGCGSVGGYIASNLCQAGIINIDILDDDIFMPDNVHRHFLGFDSFRPRKSRYKSDLLKERLENQYPYADIDSLNFVNRSAEAFIENYERFKNYDIIISALGEPTINLEINRLLVEKGIKVPFICCFNEPYGIGGHVIVVNVDETSCLRCLYTDVISEELVAFRGSFVRPNQNFKKNISGCSSAFVPYSCLDSQQTAILATRKIVDILNMKQIKNGLYSWIGDSDSIQEQGFKLSQRYICNKEKRFIQEEFFANRHCKVCMERKGNSYEV from the coding sequence ATGGAAAAAAAAGAAATACGAGATATAATTAAAAAATTGAATTTGGCATTTAATGTGGATTTCCAAGAAAGTCCAAACTGTAAGGAAGAGTATTTTCTTGAGTATAAGGGAAGTGTAAAAATAGATGATACTGACAGTATATCAATGTTTATATTATTTAGAGAGCACTTCCCTTTAATACTACCGGATTTTTTTGTTGATAATATGGAAAAGTTTAGGGCTCACGTTGGAACTGATGGAAAAATTTGTTTGTTTGATACAAGTTCTATATTAGTAAATCAAGATATGCCCGATCAAATTGTATTTGATTGTTATGAGCAGGCAATCAAAATCCTTAAGATTATACCGGGTAGTAAAGAATATAATGAAGAGGTAAGTAGAGAGTTTGAATCATATTGGATAGCTGTGATGAATAAGGAGGCATATTCAAGTGTCGATATTGATAATATAAGTTACAAAGAGTGCCCAATGGTTTGCATGAATGGAATGAGTATGATATCCGAGACAGCGGAAGATGCAAAGGCAATGTTAATCAATGCATACGGTTTGAAAGAAGATGAAAATGTTTTTGAACGTAAGTGTATATTCATACGTATTAGAGATGGAAGCCCTATAATACCGTTGTCTAAAAAGTTCAAATGGAATACGGTTCGAAAATATATTATCAATAATATATCATCCTCGGTAAAACGTCAATTCCAAAAATTCCTAGATTTAAGAGTTAGAAATGCTGTACGCTTTATTCTATTGATATATAAAGGAACTCAAGGAAAAATATTATTTGGCTTCCGTGTACAATTTACAAACTCTAGATATTGTAAAATAGAAAATTCATACAATTGTATAGTGGAAAATGTTTTTGTGAGACGTATTGATTATCAATATTTAGTAATGCGTGGAGGTGCGTTTAATACTTTAAAAGAAAAGAATGTATTGCTTATGGGGTGCGGTTCAGTAGGTGGATATATTGCAAGTAATCTTTGTCAAGCTGGTATCATTAATATTGATATTTTAGATGATGATATTTTTATGCCGGACAATGTACATCGTCACTTTTTAGGATTTGATTCATTTAGACCAAGAAAAAGCCGCTATAAGTCAGATTTACTTAAAGAGAGGCTGGAAAATCAATATCCATATGCAGATATTGATTCCTTGAATTTTGTTAACCGTAGTGCCGAGGCTTTTATAGAAAATTACGAAAGATTTAAAAATTATGATATTATTATATCTGCACTTGGAGAGCCTACAATAAACTTAGAAATAAATCGACTTCTTGTGGAAAAGGGAATAAAAGTTCCTTTTATTTGTTGTTTTAACGAACCATATGGTATAGGTGGTCATGTTATTGTAGTTAATGTAGACGAAACATCATGTTTAAGATGTCTTTATACAGATGTAATCAGTGAAGAACTCGTTGCCTTTCGTGGTAGCTTTGTTAGGCCAAATCAAAATTTTAAGAAAAACATATCGGGGTGTAGTAGTGCATTTGTTCCGTATAGTTGTTTGGATTCACAACAGACCGCTATTCTTGCAACAAGAAAAATAGTGGATATATTGAATATGAAGCAGATAAAAAATGGCTTATATTCTTGGATAGGAGATTCGGATAGCATACAAGAGCAAGGATTTAAATTATCACAACGTTATATTTGTAATAAAGAGAAAAGATTTATACAGGAAGAGTTTTTTGCGAATAGGCATTGTAAAGTATGTATGGAACGAAAAGGGAATTCATATGAGGTATGA
- a CDS encoding Mov34/MPN/PAD-1 family protein yields MRYDYEEKVSVIISGVVEKQFLEYMNCYDYKVEHGGIMAGILKPDKKQIVITDITTPQEDDICRAFSFHRSENKHQLIMDSLWRESQYTKTYLGEWHTHREATPTPSSVDRKNWNRIIKREKNSDWIFFIIVGTKNIGIWTIENGRIVKMSERDIN; encoded by the coding sequence ATGAGGTATGATTATGAGGAAAAAGTTTCTGTAATTATTAGTGGGGTGGTAGAAAAACAGTTTTTGGAGTATATGAATTGTTATGATTATAAAGTGGAACATGGTGGGATTATGGCAGGAATACTAAAGCCAGATAAAAAACAAATTGTAATAACAGATATTACAACACCACAAGAGGATGACATCTGCAGAGCATTTTCTTTTCATCGCTCGGAGAATAAGCATCAATTGATTATGGACTCATTGTGGAGAGAATCACAGTATACAAAGACCTATTTAGGGGAATGGCATACTCACAGGGAAGCCACACCAACTCCATCTTCTGTCGATAGAAAAAATTGGAATAGAATTATAAAAAGAGAAAAAAATTCTGATTGGATATTTTTTATAATAGTTGGAACAAAAAATATTGGTATTTGGACAATTGAAAATGGACGGATTGTGAAAATGTCAGAAAGGGATATAAATTAA
- a CDS encoding SAVED domain-containing protein, translating into MNKVRKILLNVPKNVYKWLTFVFVLIDAICFGLSTILQKIEVFDISSTYNSILAIFPWLENIAEKYTVVFVGLTFIWLFLWLYRPRLLLLEHTSFAPDIADVEAEFLRNYYVKTIKVDECELMKNNMDDGIIRAIDYQDRVINDLKMKGIDLCYYGIAHTPLVFRMGFKMGDQSNLKFLHKLRSNESLFQEWSNEGAYAAIQSNEFNKTVSSQELIVSISTSLEIKKEDLLSLQPENKHILMFKTNNLSFDNITSYSVAENYRTTIMIDIRECVKKYRIKRIHLVISSSVAFTFFLGQAFSNQHDPITIIYHYQNNKYRWGICINEVAEKALVINNVSDPK; encoded by the coding sequence ATGAATAAGGTAAGAAAGATCCTATTAAATGTGCCTAAAAATGTATATAAATGGTTGACATTTGTCTTTGTTCTCATTGATGCTATTTGCTTTGGATTGTCAACTATATTACAAAAAATAGAGGTTTTCGATATTTCTAGCACTTATAATTCAATTTTGGCAATTTTTCCTTGGTTGGAAAATATTGCAGAAAAATATACAGTTGTTTTTGTTGGATTAACATTTATATGGCTTTTTCTGTGGCTATATCGTCCCAGATTATTATTGTTAGAACATACATCTTTTGCTCCAGATATCGCAGATGTTGAAGCAGAATTTCTGAGAAATTATTATGTTAAGACAATAAAAGTTGATGAATGTGAATTGATGAAAAATAATATGGATGATGGCATTATAAGAGCAATAGATTATCAGGATAGAGTCATAAACGATTTAAAAATGAAAGGAATTGATTTATGCTATTATGGAATAGCTCATACGCCACTTGTTTTCAGAATGGGTTTTAAAATGGGAGATCAAAGTAATTTGAAATTTTTACATAAGTTGCGTTCAAATGAATCATTATTTCAAGAGTGGTCAAACGAAGGCGCTTATGCTGCAATTCAATCCAATGAGTTTAATAAGACAGTTAGTTCACAGGAACTTATAGTCTCTATTTCAACATCGTTAGAAATAAAGAAAGAAGATTTATTATCATTACAGCCGGAAAATAAACATATATTGATGTTTAAAACAAACAATCTTTCGTTTGATAATATAACTAGCTATAGTGTGGCAGAAAACTATCGGACTACTATTATGATAGATATCAGGGAATGTGTAAAAAAATATCGAATTAAAAGAATTCATTTAGTTATATCTTCATCAGTTGCATTTACATTTTTTTTAGGTCAGGCTTTTAGTAATCAGCATGATCCAATAACAATAATTTATCATTATCAGAATAATAAGTATAGATGGGGAATTTGTATTAATGAAGTAGCGGAAAAAGCTTTGGTGATAAATAATGTTTCAGACCCGAAATAG
- a CDS encoding SpoVG family protein, with protein sequence MPTIDVRITSMYPPSQEGSIRGYASATIDGCFGIRGIKIVEGGEYGLFVSMPSRKTTDGYKDICFPVTTEFREQLHESILNAYHQALEQSVAQQVSNARSEVDPPAQGVGQQEPQM encoded by the coding sequence ATGCCTACCATAGACGTAAGAATTACATCCATGTACCCGCCCAGCCAGGAAGGCAGTATCCGGGGGTATGCATCGGCGACCATCGACGGTTGTTTTGGAATCCGCGGAATCAAAATCGTAGAGGGAGGGGAGTATGGTCTGTTTGTTTCCATGCCCAGCCGGAAAACAACCGATGGCTATAAGGACATTTGTTTTCCTGTAACAACAGAATTCAGGGAACAGCTCCACGAGAGCATCCTGAATGCCTATCATCAGGCATTGGAGCAGTCCGTGGCACAGCAGGTATCCAATGCCCGCTCGGAGGTGGATCCACCGGCGCAGGGAGTAGGACAGCAGGAGCCGCAGATGTGA
- a CDS encoding prepilin peptidase, whose translation MQVILFVFLLSLASLYDLRKREIPDWVNGAIFVVSLLCFQPINLWGVIPSLFFLAGAMKGGIGGGDVKLAAACGLVLGLPAALAGTILGLSLLLLFHCAASAISIFYKKKAAAVYPLAPFLALGYMAAYYLKSGGQIG comes from the coding sequence ATGCAGGTAATTCTTTTTGTGTTTCTGCTATCGCTCGCCTCTCTGTATGATTTGCGCAAACGGGAGATTCCGGATTGGGTAAATGGAGCGATTTTCGTTGTCTCCCTTCTGTGCTTTCAGCCGATAAATCTGTGGGGCGTGATACCGTCCCTCTTTTTTCTGGCCGGAGCTATGAAGGGAGGAATCGGAGGAGGGGATGTGAAACTGGCGGCAGCCTGTGGCCTTGTGCTGGGGCTGCCGGCTGCCCTGGCTGGAACCATACTGGGCCTCTCCCTGCTGCTGTTGTTTCATTGTGCGGCAAGCGCTATATCGATATTTTATAAGAAGAAAGCTGCGGCTGTCTATCCGCTGGCTCCATTTTTGGCGCTGGGATATATGGCCGCTTATTATTTGAAATCAGGAGGACAGATCGGATGA
- the cpaB gene encoding Flp pilus assembly protein CpaB produces the protein MNFIKNRTVIGVLCILLSLVICFAITPMFNRTISQKTEIVRVTKDIRIGDEITNDMVKTVEVGGYNMPEGVARSVEEVVGRYASADLVPGDYIIRSKVAEEPAAENAYLYNLNGEKQAISVSVKAFANGLSGKLMSGDIVSVIAPDYRKQGSTVILPELQYVEVIAVTANSGYDANTGEQDEETEKELPGTVTLLVTPEQGKALAELEAEGKLHLALVYRGAKEQAEQFIRAQEAVLSELYAPDETEEEVDRTSEETENAPEAVEETNTESENGVE, from the coding sequence ATGAATTTTATAAAAAATCGGACGGTAATCGGTGTACTTTGTATACTTTTGTCTCTGGTGATCTGTTTCGCCATAACGCCGATGTTTAACCGTACCATCAGTCAGAAGACAGAGATTGTACGTGTGACGAAGGACATCCGAATCGGAGATGAAATCACAAACGACATGGTGAAGACCGTTGAAGTCGGCGGCTACAACATGCCGGAGGGGGTAGCCCGGAGCGTGGAGGAGGTGGTGGGAAGATATGCCTCGGCGGATTTGGTGCCGGGCGATTACATCATTCGTTCCAAGGTGGCGGAGGAGCCGGCTGCAGAGAATGCCTATCTCTACAACCTGAATGGGGAGAAGCAGGCAATCTCGGTGAGTGTGAAGGCATTTGCCAACGGGCTTTCCGGAAAACTTATGAGCGGTGATATTGTTTCGGTCATTGCCCCGGACTACAGAAAGCAGGGTTCGACTGTGATTTTGCCGGAACTCCAGTATGTGGAGGTCATCGCGGTAACGGCCAACAGTGGATACGACGCCAACACAGGCGAGCAGGACGAGGAGACAGAGAAGGAACTTCCCGGAACGGTGACACTTCTGGTGACCCCGGAACAGGGGAAGGCATTGGCAGAACTGGAGGCGGAGGGGAAACTTCATCTTGCATTAGTGTACCGGGGAGCGAAGGAGCAGGCGGAGCAGTTTATCCGTGCGCAGGAGGCGGTGCTGTCTGAGTTATATGCACCCGATGAGACAGAGGAAGAAGTGGATAGAACTTCGGAAGAGACGGAAAATGCTCCTGAAGCTGTAGAGGAGACAAACACCGAGAGTGAGAACGGGGTGGAGTAA
- a CDS encoding ParA family protein, whose amino-acid sequence MLNFKKGSIFDRSAKPEEEWEQEPGAQVLAVWGSPGSGKTTAAVKLAKYLAGKKRNVVLVTCDMTAPMLPCICPPGDLECEHSLGSILAAAQVTESLVRHNLITHKRYDHLTLLGMLRGENEYTYPPYHAKQATDLIACLRGIAPYIIIDCGSYIANDILSAIALMESDAVLRLVNCDLKSISYLSSQLPLLRDNKWDADKQYKVASNIKPSEASDHVEQVLGTVTFRLPYSAELAAQGLAGDLLSDLSLRESRGFRKGIEAVSKEVFGC is encoded by the coding sequence ATGCTGAATTTCAAGAAAGGGAGTATTTTTGACCGTTCTGCCAAACCGGAGGAGGAATGGGAGCAGGAACCCGGGGCGCAGGTCCTGGCTGTCTGGGGAAGCCCGGGAAGCGGAAAGACAACGGCTGCGGTCAAGCTGGCTAAATATCTGGCCGGCAAAAAAAGAAATGTGGTTCTTGTGACCTGTGACATGACGGCCCCCATGCTGCCATGCATTTGTCCGCCGGGAGATCTGGAATGTGAACATTCGCTGGGGAGCATCCTGGCGGCAGCTCAGGTGACAGAATCCCTGGTCCGTCATAACCTCATCACCCATAAGCGGTATGACCATTTGACCCTGTTAGGGATGCTGCGAGGAGAAAACGAGTATACCTATCCGCCCTATCATGCGAAGCAGGCCACAGATTTAATTGCGTGTCTTCGGGGAATTGCACCCTATATCATTATTGACTGCGGAAGCTATATTGCCAACGACATTCTGTCGGCCATCGCACTGATGGAGTCGGATGCGGTCCTCCGCCTGGTGAACTGTGATTTAAAAAGCATCAGCTACCTTTCCAGCCAGCTTCCGCTGCTGCGGGACAATAAATGGGACGCAGATAAGCAGTATAAGGTAGCCAGCAACATCAAACCCAGCGAGGCGAGTGATCATGTGGAGCAGGTGCTTGGAACGGTGACCTTCCGGCTCCCGTATTCAGCCGAATTGGCGGCGCAGGGGCTGGCAGGGGATCTGCTGTCGGACCTATCCCTGCGGGAGAGCCGGGGATTTCGCAAGGGGATTGAGGCAGTCAGCAAGGAGGTGTTTGGGTGTTAG